The Rhodospirillaceae bacterium genome includes a window with the following:
- a CDS encoding serine protease: protein MSEFDSPDFDIVTRPKQEDVSFDLASTLGAVVSLTSRTPENAFTAQTLGTERAGNGVLIRDDGLILTIGYLITEAEAVWVVDNDGKACAAHVVGYDQETGLGLVQAMGRLDIKPLEIGSSSSLYEGEPVVFAGSGGRENSMTAEIVSIREFAGYWEYVLDKAIFINPAHPNWGGGAMIGMDGTLRGIGSLFVQQAQGDETPMNGNMVVPIDLLAPIMDDLLMYGKPNRPTRPWLGILTAEVNQHLMIGGLANGGPAQKAGIEAGDLILEIAGRPVNELVEMYRYIWASGDAGVDVPMEILRDGETMQVQVRSASRSDYFVSPKVH, encoded by the coding sequence ATGAGTGAATTTGATAGCCCAGATTTTGACATCGTGACGCGGCCCAAACAGGAGGACGTGTCGTTTGACCTTGCTAGCACCCTTGGGGCTGTGGTGTCGCTGACGTCGCGCACCCCGGAAAACGCCTTCACGGCGCAGACTCTTGGTACCGAACGTGCAGGTAATGGCGTGCTGATCCGCGACGATGGACTGATTTTAACCATTGGTTATTTGATTACCGAGGCAGAAGCTGTTTGGGTCGTGGATAACGATGGCAAGGCATGTGCCGCCCATGTCGTCGGCTATGATCAGGAAACCGGTTTGGGACTTGTCCAAGCCATGGGCCGTCTGGATATTAAGCCGCTGGAAATTGGCAGTTCCTCATCATTGTATGAAGGCGAACCTGTTGTTTTTGCCGGCAGTGGCGGTCGCGAGAATTCAATGACCGCCGAAATTGTCTCAATCCGTGAATTTGCTGGTTATTGGGAATACGTCTTGGATAAGGCGATTTTCATCAACCCGGCTCATCCCAATTGGGGCGGCGGCGCGATGATTGGCATGGATGGGACCTTGCGGGGAATTGGCTCGTTATTCGTTCAACAGGCCCAAGGCGATGAAACACCCATGAATGGCAACATGGTCGTTCCCATTGATCTGCTGGCACCCATCATGGACGATCTTCTGATGTATGGAAAACCGAACCGGCCGACCCGGCCCTGGTTGGGAATTCTGACGGCAGAGGTCAACCAACATCTAATGATTGGAGGTCTGGCCAATGGTGGACCTGCCCAGAAAGCAGGTATCGAAGCGGGCGATCTGATTTTAGAAATCGCCGGCAGGCCGGTAAATGAATTGGTCGAAATGTATCGCTACATATGGGCCAGCGGCGATGCTGGAGTAGATGTGCCGATGGAAATCCTCCGCGATGGTGAAACCATGCAGGTCCAAGTTCGTTCCGCCAGCCGATCAGACTATTTCGTTTCCCCCAAGGTTCATTAG
- a CDS encoding VOC family protein — MADSVIQLIGLDHVVIRAHDSERLIRFYCDVLGCTIDRQTGPEIGLTQLRAGNSQIDILTPGGRLSNEKGALPGTEAHNMDHFCLQVEPFDGEAIQAYLKSHGVETTGFGDRFGAKGYGPSLYLNDPEGNTVELKGPPIKDSASS; from the coding sequence ATGGCTGATTCTGTCATTCAACTCATAGGACTTGATCATGTCGTCATCAGAGCCCATGACTCAGAACGATTAATCCGATTTTATTGCGATGTCCTTGGCTGCACCATTGACCGCCAAACAGGGCCTGAAATTGGCCTGACACAACTTCGTGCCGGAAATTCTCAAATCGACATTCTGACGCCCGGCGGAAGATTATCTAACGAGAAAGGCGCCCTTCCAGGTACAGAAGCCCATAACATGGATCATTTCTGCCTTCAGGTGGAGCCCTTCGATGGCGAGGCCATTCAGGCCTATCTCAAATCTCACGGTGTAGAAACGACGGGCTTTGGCGACCGGTTTGGCGCGAAGGGGTACGGCCCGTCGCTCTATTTAAACGACCCCGAGGGCAATACTGTCGAATTAAAAGGCCCGCCCATCAAAGATTCAGCATCTTCTTAA
- a CDS encoding FMN-binding negative transcriptional regulator, which yields MYTPPAYRQEDPAVLHDLIDEFGFATLVTLGPEGPTANHIPMLIDRGEGPYGRLRGHLSKGNPQFLEMRSEVPALAIFQGPHTYVSPNWYPSKQEHGKVVPTWNYVAVHATGPLTVIEDDEGLMRIIDDLTRKHEQNFENPWNISDAPDDYIQRMLKGIIGFEIQIGKLEGKWKMSQNKPKIEDRRGVIEGLNASGNLADGEVAAIMSKILED from the coding sequence ATGTACACACCCCCTGCCTACCGGCAAGAAGATCCAGCCGTTCTGCATGATCTGATTGATGAATTTGGCTTTGCGACCTTGGTGACGCTTGGACCTGAGGGCCCAACCGCAAATCATATACCAATGCTAATTGACCGGGGAGAAGGACCCTACGGCCGTTTGCGCGGTCATTTGTCCAAGGGCAACCCGCAATTTTTAGAAATGCGTTCGGAGGTTCCAGCGCTGGCGATATTCCAAGGTCCTCATACCTATGTGTCTCCCAACTGGTATCCGTCGAAACAGGAACACGGCAAGGTTGTACCGACCTGGAATTATGTTGCCGTGCACGCCACCGGGCCATTGACGGTGATAGAAGATGATGAGGGGTTGATGAGGATCATCGACGATCTGACCCGCAAGCATGAACAAAATTTTGAAAATCCTTGGAACATCTCTGATGCTCCAGACGACTATATCCAGCGCATGCTAAAAGGCATTATTGGTTTTGAAATTCAGATTGGAAAATTGGAAGGCAAATGGAAGATGAGCCAGAACAAACCCAAGATTGAAGATCGTCGGGGGGTGATTGAGGGTTTGAATGCAAGTGGAAACCTCGCCGATGGAGAGGTCGCTGCGATTATGAGTAAGATTTTAGAAGATTAA